One window of Candidatus Methylomirabilota bacterium genomic DNA carries:
- a CDS encoding response regulator encodes MTGRPRVLVVDDEMGPRESLRMILKPRYDIVTADSGEAALKTLSTFHPDLIFMDIKMPQMDGIELLRRIKGEDPSIEVVMITAYASLETVKNALTHGAFEYLIKPFSRQDLEETARRALARRQSEIGTRNQLTTLVQEMRELAAKTRGLEEEARGEQIEQSLRVTQLSILREISRTLLGQLDFRQLTTAITDQLKAALGYDEAAVRLGAVAPDDTGNETRVVCPIRGEESTVGYLLVANRPGSRPIDTRERELLEMLSDYLAVAIRNSSLYGEVEETKQHLESLIHSAGDAIISVDGDGNIRGWNPAAESIFGLPRTQVVGQPFASLLPSGPYQQARVALSPETPVRTFDATARRADGRSLNLAVTLSSLPGRDGSADGLLAIVRDMTAQREIEAQMHQSERLTALGQMAGGIAHDFNNLLQAILGYAQLMARSPGNTDVIRRGLDVIEKAANSGAETVRRIQKFARLRPEEPFVSMDLNQVVRDSLAITRPRWEEKKVKGGVPLRLELELGPVPMVMGRPAELNEVITNLVLNAIDAMPRGGTLQIRTRLGDHRHAVVTVADTGMGMSDDVRKRVFDPFFTTKGEEGTGLGLSVSHSIVERHGGDLRVDSHPGQGTTFTITLPIGMSQSGEPAAGGETRGERKGRILLVDNDPQVLSILGEMLKDAGHHVLPVPSGAEALRVFVPAGFDLVITNVGMPEMSGWDLAERLRAGDPNVPLIFITGWGLQEEDQARCRRLGISALLFKPVPPHDLHRTVQVALASGRPGGR; translated from the coding sequence ATGACCGGCCGCCCGCGGGTGCTGGTGGTCGACGACGAGATGGGGCCGCGCGAGTCCCTGCGCATGATCCTGAAGCCCCGCTACGACATCGTCACCGCGGACAGCGGCGAGGCCGCGCTCAAGACCCTCAGCACGTTCCACCCCGACCTGATCTTCATGGATATCAAGATGCCGCAGATGGACGGCATCGAGCTGCTCCGTCGGATCAAGGGCGAGGATCCCAGCATCGAGGTCGTGATGATCACCGCCTACGCCTCGCTGGAGACAGTGAAGAACGCGCTCACCCACGGGGCCTTCGAGTACCTCATCAAGCCGTTCAGCCGGCAGGACCTGGAAGAGACCGCGCGGCGCGCCCTCGCCCGCCGGCAATCCGAGATCGGCACCCGGAACCAGCTGACCACCCTCGTGCAGGAGATGCGGGAGCTCGCGGCCAAGACGCGCGGCCTGGAGGAAGAGGCGCGGGGCGAGCAGATCGAGCAGTCCCTGCGCGTGACCCAGCTCTCGATCCTGCGCGAGATCTCGCGAACCCTGCTCGGGCAGCTCGACTTCCGCCAGCTGACCACCGCGATCACCGACCAGCTCAAGGCCGCACTGGGCTACGACGAGGCGGCGGTCCGCCTCGGAGCGGTCGCACCCGACGACACCGGCAACGAAACGCGGGTGGTGTGCCCGATCCGGGGCGAAGAGAGCACGGTGGGGTACCTCCTGGTCGCCAACCGGCCGGGCAGCCGCCCGATCGACACGCGCGAGCGCGAGCTGCTGGAGATGCTGTCGGACTACCTCGCGGTGGCCATCCGCAACTCGAGCCTCTACGGCGAGGTGGAGGAGACCAAGCAGCATCTGGAATCGCTGATCCACTCGGCGGGCGACGCCATCATCTCGGTGGACGGCGACGGCAACATCCGCGGATGGAACCCGGCCGCCGAGAGCATCTTCGGGCTCCCGCGGACGCAGGTGGTGGGCCAGCCCTTCGCGTCGCTGTTGCCCTCCGGGCCCTACCAGCAGGCGCGGGTGGCGCTCTCGCCCGAGACGCCGGTGCGCACCTTCGACGCCACCGCCCGGCGGGCCGACGGGCGCTCGCTGAATCTCGCGGTCACCCTGTCCTCGCTACCCGGCCGCGACGGCAGCGCGGACGGTCTCCTCGCGATCGTGCGCGACATGACCGCCCAGCGCGAGATCGAGGCCCAGATGCACCAGTCGGAGCGGCTGACCGCCCTGGGTCAGATGGCGGGCGGGATCGCCCACGACTTCAACAATCTGCTGCAGGCCATCCTCGGCTACGCCCAGCTCATGGCGCGCAGCCCCGGCAACACCGACGTGATCCGGCGCGGCCTCGACGTCATCGAGAAGGCGGCCAATAGCGGGGCCGAGACGGTGCGGCGCATCCAGAAGTTCGCGCGCCTGCGTCCCGAGGAGCCGTTCGTGTCGATGGATCTCAACCAGGTGGTACGGGACTCGCTGGCCATCACCCGTCCGCGCTGGGAGGAGAAGAAGGTCAAGGGCGGCGTGCCCCTGCGGCTGGAGCTCGAGCTGGGGCCGGTGCCGATGGTGATGGGCCGGCCCGCCGAGCTGAACGAGGTCATCACCAACCTCGTGCTCAACGCCATCGACGCGATGCCCCGTGGCGGCACGCTGCAGATCCGGACGCGCCTCGGCGACCACCGCCACGCGGTGGTCACGGTGGCCGACACCGGCATGGGCATGAGCGACGACGTGCGCAAGCGGGTATTCGATCCGTTCTTCACCACCAAGGGCGAGGAAGGCACCGGCCTGGGGCTCTCGGTCTCGCACTCGATCGTGGAGCGGCACGGCGGCGACCTGCGGGTCGACAGCCATCCCGGCCAGGGCACGACCTTCACGATCACGCTGCCCATCGGCATGAGCCAGTCCGGGGAGCCCGCGGCCGGGGGCGAGACCCGGGGCGAGCGCAAGGGACGCATCCTCCTCGTGGACAACGATCCGCAGGTGCTGTCGATCCTGGGCGAGATGCTCAAGGACGCGGGCCATCACGTGCTGCCGGTTCCGAGCGGGGCCGAGGCCCTGCGCGTGTTCGTACCCGCCGGCTTCGACCTGGTGATCACCAACGTGGGCATGCCCGAGATGAGCGGCTGGGATCTCGCGGAGCGGCTGCGCGCCGGCGATCCCAACGT